The proteins below come from a single Acidobacteriota bacterium genomic window:
- a CDS encoding helix-turn-helix transcriptional regulator — translation MAFNRNESLINTGELGKAIKRRREELKLSLRDVADVTDVSASTLSRIENGTGRPDADNIARLTQWLDMPVDRLMTKHTDDNIEPVIYYPHEPTTDIIEAHLRDDKNLTPETANALSELFRVAYKQFSNSKQ, via the coding sequence ATGGCATTTAATAGGAATGAAAGTTTGATCAACACGGGCGAGCTGGGCAAAGCGATCAAGCGCCGCCGCGAGGAATTGAAACTTAGCTTACGCGATGTAGCTGATGTGACCGACGTATCAGCATCGACGCTCTCGCGTATCGAAAACGGAACGGGCCGTCCCGACGCGGACAACATCGCCCGTCTGACACAGTGGCTCGACATGCCGGTCGATCGTCTCATGACGAAACACACCGACGACAACATCGAACCGGTCATCTATTATCCACACGAACCGACCACCGACATTATCGAAGCTCACCTGCGTGACGATAAAAATCTTACGCCAGAAACAGCAAACGCTCTGTCGGAGCTTTTCCGCGTCGCATACAAACAGTTCAGCAACAGCAAACAGTAA
- a CDS encoding insulinase family protein produces MTPELRKNPPAPLAPVSFDIQKPFETKLDNGLRVVIVENERLPLVSYRLAFESGDINDPDGMTGLTSAMTAMLTEGTENYSSLQLAEKIERLGSSVGASASDDFTIVSASALSLYSSEILHLLAEVVLRPTFPESELDLYRRNTIENLKFQRSQPGFLAGEQAARLIYGEHPYSKVSPTAADIEKIDRETLAKFHSGSFVPNNAMFIVVGDVNRDEFIAELNELFGDWQPGNVGKKAFPEPPKRDSRSLTIVDRPGSAQSNIVITNLGVKRVDSDYFPLIVMNQVLGAGASSRIFMNLREEKGYTYGAYTRLESKRLAGDFEATAEVRSSVTGDSLKEFFYELDRIRSEKVGEDELQDAKNFLTGVFPIRAETQEGLTNLIVNQQLYGLPDDYLQTYRDNINAVTVDEVQRVAVKHIRPDEVAIVIVGDAEEVLPQAREYADSVEIFDTEGVEQDEAKYVVGDSGETADVAGKWKLVIDFQGQQLPVSLKLEQDGECVTGVLETMLGNGKIADGKVSGSKLAATALAEMQGQPIEFVITGKVDGDSMSGTLTAPIVPDPLPFTGTRT; encoded by the coding sequence ATGACACCAGAACTCAGAAAAAATCCTCCGGCGCCGTTGGCTCCGGTTTCTTTCGACATTCAGAAGCCATTTGAGACCAAGCTCGACAACGGTTTACGCGTCGTGATCGTGGAAAATGAGAGGCTTCCGCTCGTGAGCTACCGTCTGGCGTTCGAGAGTGGCGACATAAACGATCCCGATGGTATGACCGGGCTGACATCGGCGATGACGGCGATGTTGACTGAGGGAACTGAGAATTATTCGAGTCTTCAGCTTGCCGAAAAGATCGAGCGGCTCGGCTCGAGCGTCGGAGCGAGTGCGTCGGACGATTTCACGATCGTCTCTGCATCGGCCCTGTCGCTTTACAGCTCGGAAATACTGCATCTGCTTGCCGAGGTCGTTTTGCGGCCGACTTTTCCGGAGAGCGAACTTGATCTCTATCGCCGCAACACCATCGAGAATCTGAAATTCCAGCGTTCGCAGCCGGGATTTCTCGCAGGTGAGCAGGCAGCTCGCCTGATCTATGGCGAACATCCATACTCTAAAGTTTCGCCGACAGCTGCGGATATTGAAAAGATCGACCGCGAAACCCTTGCTAAGTTTCATTCGGGAAGCTTTGTTCCAAATAACGCGATGTTCATTGTTGTTGGCGATGTAAATCGAGACGAATTCATCGCTGAGCTCAACGAATTGTTTGGCGATTGGCAGCCTGGAAATGTGGGCAAGAAAGCGTTTCCTGAACCGCCAAAGCGCGATTCACGCAGCCTGACGATCGTCGACCGTCCTGGGTCCGCCCAGTCAAATATCGTCATTACGAACCTCGGCGTAAAGCGCGTCGATTCTGATTATTTCCCGCTGATCGTGATGAACCAGGTCCTCGGAGCCGGGGCTTCGTCCCGTATATTCATGAATCTGCGTGAGGAAAAGGGCTACACCTACGGGGCGTATACACGCCTGGAATCCAAACGGCTCGCCGGCGATTTCGAGGCGACGGCTGAGGTTCGTTCTTCAGTTACGGGAGATTCGCTCAAGGAATTCTTCTATGAACTAGACCGTATTCGCAGTGAAAAGGTCGGCGAAGACGAGCTGCAGGATGCTAAGAATTTCCTGACCGGCGTTTTTCCAATACGTGCGGAAACGCAGGAAGGTTTGACGAATTTGATCGTCAACCAGCAGCTCTATGGGCTGCCGGATGATTATCTGCAGACATACCGCGATAACATCAATGCGGTTACGGTCGATGAAGTTCAACGGGTTGCCGTGAAGCACATTCGTCCCGACGAGGTGGCGATCGTGATCGTAGGCGATGCCGAGGAAGTCTTGCCGCAGGCCCGCGAATATGCCGATTCCGTCGAAATATTCGATACCGAGGGTGTCGAGCAGGACGAAGCCAAATACGTTGTCGGCGACAGCGGTGAAACGGCGGATGTGGCAGGGAAGTGGAAACTCGTGATCGATTTTCAGGGCCAGCAATTACCTGTTTCGCTTAAGCTCGAGCAAGATGGCGAATGCGTCACAGGCGTTCTCGAAACAATGCTCGGCAACGGCAAGATAGCCGATGGCAAAGTTTCAGGCAGCAAACTCGCCGCAACCGCCCTCGCCGAAATGCAGGGCCAGCCCATTGAATTTGTGATAACAGGAAAGGTCGACGGCGATTCGATGAGCGGAACTTTGACGGCCCCGATCGTCCCCGATCCATTGCCGTTCACCGGGACCAGAACGTAA
- a CDS encoding VOC family protein produces MSQEASEMAAFSGPGHGDFCWTEIASNDADQAKAFYANVFGWIFQDSNASTDGFAYHEFSIGGGYPTGGLYQITPEMCPEGEAPPPPHFLTYIAVDDVDENAKLAVELGGKVIKEPMDIPNAGRFAIIADPSGAMFATFKMKS; encoded by the coding sequence ATGTCACAAGAAGCAAGTGAAATGGCCGCGTTTTCGGGGCCCGGACACGGCGATTTTTGCTGGACTGAGATCGCCAGCAACGATGCCGACCAGGCAAAAGCGTTTTATGCGAACGTTTTCGGCTGGATTTTTCAGGATAGTAATGCGTCCACAGATGGATTTGCGTACCATGAATTTTCAATCGGCGGCGGTTATCCGACTGGCGGTCTCTACCAGATCACGCCCGAGATGTGCCCTGAAGGCGAAGCTCCACCGCCGCCGCATTTTCTCACCTACATCGCGGTTGATGATGTTGATGAGAATGCCAAACTGGCGGTCGAGCTCGGCGGCAAGGTCATTAAAGAACCAATGGACATTCCCAACGCGGGCCGTTTTGCTATCATTGCCGACCCGTCCGGAGCGATGTTTGCGACCTTTAAGATGAAGAGCTAG
- the trpB gene encoding tryptophan synthase subunit beta — protein sequence MNYEPDEHGFWGEYGGRFVPETLVAPLDELTSAYFAVRDDAAFHAELNDLHQNFTGRPSPLYFAKRLTETLGGAKIYLKREDLNHTGAHKINNCLGQILLAQRMGKRRIIAETGAGQHGVATATVCALFGLDCVVYMGTEDMRRQEVNVFRMRLLGAEVRGVDSGSCTLKDAINEALRDWVTNVDTTYYLLGSALGPHPYPLMVRDFQSIIGREAREQIIDKEDRLPDVLVACVGGGSNAIGLFHAFLNDDVRMIGVEAGGRGAAIGEHAARFMTDGDVGVLQGTKSYLLQDNNGQIALTHSVSAGLDYASIGPEHAHLHDISRVEYVSANDTEALAAFKTLSETEGIIPALESSHAIAHAMKIAPEMSRDSVMIVNLSGRGDKDINTVREELGV from the coding sequence ATGAATTACGAGCCAGATGAACACGGCTTTTGGGGCGAATATGGCGGACGGTTTGTGCCGGAAACGTTGGTCGCTCCGCTGGATGAGCTGACATCCGCGTACTTTGCGGTGCGTGATGATGCGGCGTTTCATGCGGAGCTCAATGATCTGCATCAGAATTTTACCGGGCGGCCATCGCCTCTATATTTTGCAAAACGCCTGACCGAAACACTTGGAGGTGCCAAGATCTATCTCAAGCGCGAAGACCTAAACCACACCGGTGCGCACAAGATCAACAACTGCCTCGGCCAGATCCTGCTCGCTCAGCGAATGGGCAAACGGCGGATCATTGCCGAGACGGGGGCCGGACAGCACGGCGTTGCGACCGCTACCGTTTGTGCGTTGTTCGGGCTCGATTGCGTCGTTTACATGGGCACCGAGGACATGCGGCGGCAGGAAGTGAACGTCTTTAGAATGCGTTTGCTCGGGGCTGAGGTTCGCGGCGTGGATTCGGGCTCGTGTACTCTGAAAGACGCGATCAATGAGGCGTTGCGTGATTGGGTGACGAATGTCGACACGACGTATTATCTGCTCGGTTCAGCTCTCGGGCCGCATCCTTATCCGCTGATGGTTCGCGATTTTCAGAGCATCATCGGTCGCGAGGCTCGCGAGCAGATCATTGATAAAGAAGATCGTTTGCCGGACGTTTTGGTTGCCTGTGTCGGCGGCGGTTCGAATGCGATCGGTTTGTTTCACGCGTTTCTGAACGACGACGTTAGAATGATCGGCGTCGAAGCCGGCGGCCGTGGAGCAGCGATCGGGGAACACGCCGCGAGATTTATGACCGACGGCGATGTCGGGGTTCTGCAGGGCACGAAAAGCTATCTGCTTCAGGATAACAACGGCCAGATCGCTCTGACACATTCGGTCTCCGCCGGGCTAGATTACGCTTCGATCGGGCCGGAACATGCTCATTTGCATGATATTTCACGAGTTGAATACGTCTCGGCGAACGACACGGAAGCCCTCGCCGCATTCAAAACGCTCTCCGAAACCGAAGGCATCATTCCGGCCCTCGAATCCTCGCATGCGATCGCTCACGCGATGAAGATCGCCCCAGAAATGAGCCGCGATTCCGTCATGATCGTCAATCTTTCAGGCCGCGGCGACAAGGATATTAATACCGTTCGCGAAGAGTTGGGAGTCTAG
- a CDS encoding tryptophan synthase subunit alpha, giving the protein MSRISSKFEELKEKDRKGFIPFVTAGDPDLETSLSIVLKLAELGADIIELGVPFSDPMADGPTIQRSSERALAGGVTLASVLELAAEFRKQSDVPLVLFSYFNPILRFGLDEFEKVASEAGIDGVLLTDVIENEAAAISQRFAKQGIDLISLVAPTTTDERLKAICDNARGFIYAVSRAGVTGAQASTSSTAEDLVNRTKQFTDLPIAVGFGISTAAQISEVWQYADAAVVGSAIVSVIEKSGDQAVAEVEGFVAGLVPNAAGFSE; this is encoded by the coding sequence ATGAGTCGAATCAGCTCAAAATTTGAGGAATTAAAAGAAAAAGACCGGAAGGGTTTCATTCCTTTTGTCACGGCAGGAGATCCCGATCTGGAGACTTCCCTTTCGATCGTTCTAAAACTTGCGGAACTCGGTGCCGACATCATCGAACTAGGAGTTCCCTTCAGTGATCCGATGGCTGACGGGCCGACGATCCAGCGTTCGTCTGAACGCGCGTTGGCGGGCGGCGTTACACTCGCAAGTGTTTTGGAACTGGCAGCCGAGTTCAGGAAACAGAGCGATGTACCGCTTGTCTTGTTCAGCTATTTCAATCCGATCCTGCGGTTTGGCTTGGACGAGTTTGAAAAGGTCGCGTCCGAAGCCGGGATCGACGGAGTTCTGCTCACCGACGTGATCGAGAACGAAGCTGCGGCGATATCGCAACGATTCGCAAAACAAGGGATCGATCTCATCTCACTCGTCGCCCCGACTACGACCGATGAACGCCTAAAAGCCATTTGCGACAACGCTCGCGGCTTTATCTACGCGGTTTCACGGGCCGGAGTGACCGGTGCCCAGGCATCGACGAGTTCGACGGCCGAAGACCTGGTGAATCGAACAAAGCAGTTTACCGATCTGCCCATCGCGGTCGGATTTGGCATTTCAACTGCCGCCCAGATCTCCGAGGTTTGGCAATATGCAGATGCTGCGGTGGTTGGATCGGCGATCGTATCCGTTATCGAGAAAAGCGGCGATCAGGCTGTTGCAGAAGTTGAAGGTTTTGTAGCCGGGCTTGTTCCAAATGCTGCGGGATTTTCGGAATAG
- a CDS encoding phosphoribosylanthranilate isomerase: MIKTKICGITNLDDAQQAADNGADAIGFNFYKGSKRYIAPSDAAAIVEKVTMRVEKIGVFVNASVEEIVEIEDTAQLDTVQLHGDETPEFIESLRLESDATIIKAVRIGQGFEPRNVLKYKADAILLDAFSDVERGGTGMTIDRTVARQVAELVDRVYLAGGLTPENVAEAIREVRPFAVDVASGVESSPGEKDPAKVAAFIEAAKEAL, translated from the coding sequence ATGATCAAAACAAAGATCTGCGGAATAACCAATCTCGACGACGCTCAACAGGCGGCAGATAACGGTGCGGACGCGATAGGATTCAATTTTTACAAGGGCAGCAAAAGATATATTGCTCCAAGCGATGCCGCCGCGATCGTTGAGAAGGTCACGATGCGGGTGGAAAAGATCGGTGTATTTGTGAACGCAAGCGTTGAGGAAATAGTCGAGATCGAAGACACGGCGCAGCTCGACACAGTTCAACTTCACGGCGACGAAACGCCCGAGTTTATAGAGTCGCTACGGCTGGAGTCGGACGCGACGATAATAAAGGCAGTTCGGATCGGTCAGGGTTTTGAACCGAGGAACGTATTGAAATATAAGGCCGACGCGATCTTGCTCGATGCCTTTTCAGATGTAGAACGCGGTGGCACAGGAATGACGATTGACAGGACGGTTGCAAGGCAGGTCGCGGAATTGGTGGACCGCGTTTATCTGGCAGGTGGCTTGACGCCAGAAAACGTCGCGGAAGCGATTCGCGAAGTTCGGCCATTTGCCGTCGATGTCGCCAGCGGAGTTGAATCTTCACCAGGCGAAAAGGATCCCGCGAAGGTTGCGGCATTTATTGAAGCCGCCAAGGAAGCACTATGA
- a CDS encoding DUF2127 domain-containing protein, whose product MNKPHLRYRNQTPRERTWTIYFISVMKVVKGAILVAIGIKLLTLLGRDVEAWATDFVTRHGIDIANKYVQSALDKLSGVGNTQLMQMSGVAFGYSCLLFTEGIGLWIQKRWAEYLTAIATSLFIPIEIYEIYEKFTWVRVALLVLNVFIVWYLVTRLTDEKKEISVAEKAEENEK is encoded by the coding sequence TTGAATAAGCCGCATTTAAGATATAGAAACCAGACGCCCCGCGAACGCACGTGGACGATTTATTTCATCTCGGTAATGAAAGTGGTCAAGGGTGCGATCCTGGTGGCGATCGGGATAAAGCTCCTGACGCTGCTGGGCCGCGACGTTGAGGCTTGGGCGACCGATTTTGTAACGCGGCATGGTATCGACATCGCGAATAAGTATGTTCAGTCAGCTCTCGATAAACTCTCAGGCGTTGGCAACACGCAGCTAATGCAGATGAGCGGCGTCGCATTTGGATATTCTTGCCTGCTCTTTACGGAAGGAATCGGCCTCTGGATTCAAAAACGCTGGGCCGAATACCTGACCGCGATCGCGACCTCGCTCTTTATACCGATCGAGATCTATGAGATCTACGAAAAATTTACATGGGTTCGCGTTGCTCTGCTGGTTTTGAATGTATTCATCGTTTGGTATCTCGTGACGCGTTTAACGGATGAGAAAAAAGAAATATCAGTCGCAGAGAAAGCAGAGGAAAATGAGAAATAG
- a CDS encoding VOC family protein produces MADFNIPAAGEICWRELRTEDLGAATEFYTKLFGWSLEQSKVSPDIPYKEIVHNGTATGGFLPMGDEWGELPSHWANYIAVDDTDETVAKITANGGTVHIPPFDAPGVGRMSMVADPSGASFAIIQFERPKA; encoded by the coding sequence ATGGCAGATTTTAATATACCCGCAGCCGGCGAGATATGCTGGCGCGAACTACGAACAGAAGACCTTGGTGCCGCAACCGAATTCTACACAAAGCTCTTCGGTTGGTCGCTCGAACAATCCAAAGTCAGCCCCGACATACCGTACAAAGAGATTGTTCATAACGGAACCGCCACCGGTGGTTTTCTACCTATGGGCGATGAATGGGGCGAACTTCCCTCGCACTGGGCAAACTATATCGCGGTCGACGATACGGACGAAACCGTCGCAAAAATAACCGCAAACGGCGGAACCGTTCACATCCCGCCTTTCGACGCACCAGGTGTCGGCAGAATGTCGATGGTCGCGGACCCATCAGGAGCGAGCTTCGCGATCATCCAGTTCGAACGCCCGAAAGCATAA
- a CDS encoding S41 family peptidase yields MSISRRIACFTLLFSISTGTLTAQIQKAPLNQADPFTIRTGSTFSASGGSPDVRTFGNSSEIGEKAAKIASEIREAEDLIARNYFDRSVSTPSELTKRSLDGMLRSLDPHSNYYDPAEWKDLLDEQRSGYTGIGATIANFSWNGVTDTYIIATFPGSSAARAQLKYGDKIVAINGEKMADKDSDTVRDKIRGANGTTFRLTVQRAASNRLETIEIRRNRVPQPSIPDAYMLRPGVGYVELSEGFNYTTADELDAAMAELKRGGMRSLILDLRGNGGGIVDQAVKVAEKFLPAGTLILTQRGRSRIDNRVWRSMNNNPEQMPLVVLVNEDTASASEIVAGAFQDDDRAMIVGERTFGKGLVQSVIDLPSKTGLTLTTARYLTPSGRSIQRDYSKIALYDYYSHKANVAEIDKPFFEARTITDRKVYGGDGIQPDEIVKVEDVADSDLALLDPIFVFTRDLVNGRVAGQESYRSIPVTFGKRITPRDFPVTDSLLAEFNLWASRPENGGYSQAALKRSTTFIKLRLRYNIIMASFGAISANQVLIEDDPQVAKAVETLPNAAQLASLAAKIRRQQNK; encoded by the coding sequence ATGAGCATCTCGCGCCGAATCGCATGTTTTACCCTCCTTTTTTCGATCTCGACCGGTACGCTCACGGCGCAAATCCAAAAAGCCCCGCTAAACCAAGCTGATCCATTCACCATCCGGACCGGCAGCACCTTTTCCGCTTCGGGCGGATCGCCTGACGTTCGAACGTTTGGAAATTCGAGTGAGATCGGTGAAAAAGCGGCCAAGATCGCCTCCGAGATCCGTGAAGCTGAAGATCTGATCGCCCGCAACTACTTCGACCGGTCGGTCTCAACACCGAGTGAGTTAACCAAGCGGTCCTTAGATGGAATGCTACGCTCTTTAGATCCTCATTCGAATTATTACGACCCGGCCGAATGGAAGGACCTGCTCGATGAGCAGCGAAGCGGCTACACGGGCATAGGAGCGACGATCGCGAATTTCTCGTGGAACGGCGTTACCGACACCTATATCATCGCAACTTTCCCAGGATCATCCGCCGCGCGTGCCCAGCTCAAGTATGGGGACAAGATAGTCGCCATTAACGGCGAGAAAATGGCCGATAAAGATTCCGATACTGTCAGAGACAAGATCCGGGGAGCAAATGGAACAACATTCCGGCTGACCGTTCAGCGAGCAGCCTCGAATCGGTTGGAAACGATCGAGATCCGTCGCAATCGAGTTCCGCAGCCGTCGATCCCGGATGCCTATATGCTTCGCCCCGGCGTCGGTTATGTCGAGCTTTCAGAGGGGTTTAATTACACAACCGCGGACGAACTCGACGCCGCGATGGCCGAGCTTAAACGCGGCGGAATGAGATCTCTGATCCTGGATCTTCGCGGAAACGGCGGCGGCATCGTTGATCAAGCGGTAAAGGTAGCTGAAAAATTCCTGCCCGCGGGAACGCTTATCCTAACCCAGCGTGGCCGCTCTCGCATCGACAACCGCGTTTGGAGATCGATGAATAACAACCCTGAGCAGATGCCTTTGGTTGTTCTCGTAAATGAGGATACCGCATCCGCCTCAGAGATCGTCGCCGGAGCTTTTCAGGATGACGACCGGGCAATGATCGTAGGCGAACGAACGTTCGGGAAAGGTCTTGTACAGAGTGTGATAGACCTGCCGAGCAAGACCGGATTAACACTCACGACTGCAAGGTATTTGACGCCCTCCGGCAGGTCGATCCAGCGCGACTACTCGAAGATCGCCCTTTACGATTACTACAGCCATAAGGCTAATGTCGCTGAGATAGATAAGCCGTTTTTTGAAGCGAGAACGATCACCGACCGCAAGGTTTACGGCGGCGACGGCATTCAGCCCGATGAGATCGTCAAGGTGGAGGATGTTGCGGATTCCGATCTTGCATTACTCGATCCAATATTTGTGTTCACAAGAGATCTAGTTAACGGGCGCGTGGCTGGCCAGGAGAGCTATCGGTCTATCCCCGTGACATTCGGGAAACGGATAACTCCGCGTGACTTCCCAGTTACAGATTCGCTGCTGGCAGAATTCAATTTATGGGCTTCAAGACCGGAAAATGGAGGCTATAGCCAGGCGGCGCTGAAACGCTCGACCACCTTTATAAAGCTTAGACTTCGCTACAACATCATCATGGCATCGTTCGGTGCGATCTCTGCAAATCAAGTGCTCATCGAAGACGATCCGCAGGTTGCCAAGGCGGTCGAAACCCTCCCGAATGCCGCCCAGCTTGCGTCCCTTGCCGCTAAGATCAGACGTCAACAAAACAAATAG
- a CDS encoding insulinase family protein: MVRETSATTVRAFAHLFEHMMFQGSENVPKAGHFQHIMKAGGTMNGTTSSERTNYYETLPANQLPLALWLESDRMRSLAVTQENLDNQREAVKEEKRLRYDNQPYGQIFDLINEMIYKNFANSHSTIGSMDHLDAATVEDVQEFFRIYYAPNNAVLVLSGAFETSTAKELVETYFGDIESQPLPPELDVTEPAEVAANYKEWEDKLAPFPAFLIGWKIPPRRSPEFYALYLAGKVLYDGDSSRLYQKLVKGEESVIQLFGFTDERRGPSSIFIGAIPKPEKDLSRIRETIMKEIHDLAAHGPTSEEMEKIENQLINDSVRMRQSSMARAQQIAEFALYDGDPELINSELDALLSVTADHIRHAVGKFLNTENRALLDVVPAGKG, encoded by the coding sequence TTGGTTCGCGAAACGAGCGCGACGACCGTACGGGCTTTTGCACATCTCTTCGAGCACATGATGTTCCAGGGTTCCGAAAACGTGCCAAAGGCGGGCCACTTTCAGCACATAATGAAGGCCGGCGGCACGATGAACGGAACTACGTCGAGCGAGCGTACGAATTATTACGAAACGCTCCCGGCAAACCAATTGCCGCTTGCTCTTTGGCTGGAATCGGATAGGATGCGTTCGCTCGCGGTGACGCAGGAGAACCTCGACAACCAACGCGAAGCCGTTAAAGAAGAGAAGCGTTTGCGGTATGACAACCAGCCGTACGGGCAGATATTTGACCTGATCAATGAGATGATCTACAAGAATTTCGCCAATTCACACTCGACGATCGGTTCGATGGATCACCTCGATGCAGCTACTGTCGAAGATGTTCAGGAATTTTTCCGGATCTATTACGCACCAAATAATGCCGTGCTGGTGCTGTCAGGAGCCTTCGAAACCTCAACGGCGAAAGAGCTGGTCGAGACTTATTTTGGCGACATCGAGTCGCAGCCTTTGCCGCCTGAGCTGGACGTGACCGAGCCGGCTGAGGTTGCTGCGAATTACAAGGAATGGGAAGACAAACTCGCTCCGTTTCCGGCTTTTTTGATCGGCTGGAAGATACCGCCGCGTCGCTCGCCGGAATTTTATGCATTGTATCTGGCCGGTAAGGTGCTTTATGACGGTGACAGTTCGCGGCTTTATCAAAAGCTTGTGAAAGGCGAGGAATCGGTCATTCAGCTATTTGGCTTCACGGACGAACGCCGCGGCCCGTCAAGCATTTTCATCGGAGCGATCCCGAAACCGGAAAAAGATCTGAGCCGGATCCGTGAAACGATCATGAAAGAGATCCACGATCTCGCCGCCCACGGGCCGACTTCCGAAGAGATGGAAAAGATCGAAAATCAGCTCATCAATGACTCCGTCCGCATGCGTCAATCGTCAATGGCACGTGCTCAACAGATCGCGGAATTCGCTTTGTACGACGGCGATCCAGAGCTCATCAACAGTGAATTAGACGCTCTTTTATCGGTCACGGCCGACCATATCCGCCATGCGGTGGGCAAATTCTTGAACACAGAAAACCGGGCACTGCTTGATGTAGTCCCTGCCGGCAAAGGATAA
- a CDS encoding cupin domain-containing protein, whose translation MKGFKSAIENDAVANDNFRKVLYTSKHSQLVLMSLLPNEEIGLETHASNDQFFRVEKGNGKCIIDGSEYLLSDGDAVVVPSGAQHNIINTSATESLKMYTIYSPAHHKDGIIRATKHDAETIKEEFDGVTTE comes from the coding sequence ATGAAAGGCTTCAAATCAGCGATTGAAAACGATGCGGTTGCGAATGATAATTTTCGGAAGGTTCTATATACATCAAAACACAGCCAGCTTGTACTCATGAGTTTACTGCCGAATGAGGAGATCGGCCTCGAGACTCACGCGTCGAATGATCAATTCTTCCGTGTAGAGAAAGGGAACGGTAAATGTATCATCGATGGCAGCGAATACTTGCTTTCCGATGGCGATGCGGTCGTTGTACCGAGCGGTGCTCAGCACAATATCATCAATACGTCGGCGACGGAATCCCTGAAGATGTACACGATCTACTCGCCGGCTCATCACAAGGACGGTATAATCCGAGCGACCAAACACGATGCGGAAACGATCAAAGAGGAATTTGACGGCGTCACGACCGAATAG
- the aroF gene encoding 3-deoxy-7-phosphoheptulonate synthase — MLIVMKPTAQASDIEKVLHVIETLGFRGHTLPGENRTAIGVTGNRGSIDPAHFENLPGVADAIRVTKPYKLISKDIKPEKSVIKVGNATIGGSELAMIAGPCAIESREQLFKTAETIAKSGARFFRGGAYKPRTSPYAFQGMGEDGVKMLAEVREQFDLNIVTEAMDERGVDAVEKYGDCIQIGARNMQNFSLLKYVGKTRKPVLLKRGMSATLDELLLAAEYIMAEGNYDVILCERGIRTFASHARNTLDLSIVPAVHRMTHLPVIVDPSHGTGHNYMVTPLARAGVAVGADGLIIEVHPCPEEAMCDGAQALTPVQYLDLVRQVQAIRNLIVVEAEASAAA, encoded by the coding sequence ATGTTGATCGTAATGAAACCGACCGCTCAAGCGTCGGATATTGAAAAGGTTTTACACGTGATCGAGACGTTAGGATTTCGCGGGCATACCTTGCCGGGCGAAAACCGCACGGCGATCGGTGTCACAGGCAATCGTGGCTCCATCGATCCGGCACATTTTGAGAATTTGCCAGGTGTTGCCGACGCGATTCGCGTGACGAAGCCCTACAAACTGATCTCTAAGGACATCAAGCCGGAGAAATCCGTCATCAAGGTCGGAAATGCAACCATTGGAGGCTCTGAACTTGCAATGATCGCGGGTCCTTGTGCGATCGAATCCCGCGAGCAGCTATTTAAGACAGCCGAAACGATCGCAAAAAGCGGTGCCCGGTTCTTTCGCGGCGGAGCTTATAAACCACGTACTTCTCCATACGCTTTCCAGGGAATGGGCGAAGACGGAGTTAAGATGCTGGCTGAGGTACGCGAGCAATTCGACCTCAATATCGTCACCGAAGCGATGGACGAACGTGGGGTTGACGCGGTGGAGAAATACGGCGACTGCATCCAGATCGGTGCCCGAAATATGCAGAATTTCTCGCTGCTCAAGTACGTCGGCAAAACGAGAAAACCCGTACTGTTAAAACGCGGAATGTCCGCAACCCTCGACGAGCTTCTTCTCGCGGCCGAGTACATCATGGCCGAGGGCAACTACGACGTCATCCTCTGCGAACGCGGCATCCGCACCTTTGCAAGTCATGCTCGAAATACGCTCGATCTTTCCATCGTGCCTGCGGTTCATCGCATGACGCACTTACCTGTGATCGTCGACCCTTCGCATGGAACGGGCCACAATTACATGGTAACGCCATTAGCCCGTGCGGGAGTCGCAGTTGGTGCGGATGGTTTAATAATTGAAGTTCATCCTTGCCCTGAGGAAGCAATGTGCGACGGGGCTCAGGCGTTGACGCCAGTACAGTATCTTGATCTCGTGAGACAGGTGCAAGCCATAAGAAATCTGATCGTTGTTGAAGCTGAGGCCTCAGCCGCTGCCTAG